DNA from Daucus carota subsp. sativus chromosome 1, DH1 v3.0, whole genome shotgun sequence:
ccagttttgcaattttatatataattatttgtattacatcaagattttaataatataaaatttattttatcctacaaatattaattttaaattattaatatactttttataaacaatcacaaaattattttattctacaaatattaaaattaaatcattaatataatttttataggccgccgcaccTCGCGTGTTATCAACTAGTATGTCAATAAATTGCTATGCTACAATCGTTCTTTTCTTAGGAATTTCTTAGGACTTGGGAGTTTCTGATCATGAACACCTGAGATGGAATCCAATTACATAAATTTACTGTCACTACTTTTTGAGATCTGTATAGTTTCTTTTTGCTACTGTATATTTCAACCATTGCATCTCTTTagtttcttatttatttattttttaagcaAACCCCAAACCTACCTCGTTAgaattcatcacacaaataaaaaacataatccACAACATTCATAAATCACTTGTAATGAGAATCCACATTCACTAACAAGGCTTCAACTTGATATTTTGTTCTATTACTTCAACCTATATCAAGCAAGACGAGACTCTCCACAAAAGGACTGATGAAAAAAGGTGGTGCAAAGCCTTCCTCGTAATATTTGTAAGGAGTCCAACTATCCCATGAATCAACAAAATTCTTTGCCTCGTGGTTATCTAGATTATATGAAATCAAGTCATATGATCTTGCAAGAATTGGTTCACCATTGTTCCTTACACCCAAGACCTCCACACGAATATCTTTATTTGGACTAATACTCATCTTCTTCTcccaaaaaaaatcatttatggAATTGTATCTTAATACCCACATGTCAAAATAATCATATCCGCTGTCCCAAACAAAGTAAGCAATATACTGATCAAATAGATGAATAATAGGATTACCAGGCGTATATGGAACATAGTTGGGCAATGAGATTTCACGCAGTATGTCGGTCTTGGTATCAAAGCACATAAGTATTCTACGTTTGTCCAAACTAATCCCTACCCAAAATGCAGCAGCATTAAAGAAAACAGTGTCACTATCACTGATCATACGAACAAAGACATCATCTTGAGTTAACATCTTCCAAGAATCGGTGTTTAGATTATAAACACCAATGATGACTGAGTGGGGATCAGATTCTCCGTGGCTCAAATGCAAACAAGGACTGACAACATGCACCACAACATAATCATTGATTTCTGGCACAAACCCAAAAGCTAAAGCCTTCCACTTAGTCTTGGTAATTGGAAGAGGCGAATCTGGAAGAGTTTTATATTTTTGCACAAGAGGATtccacaaatatattttttgagtaGCATTACGAGGCGGCCAGAGTATAGTTGACACACAGATTAAACCATATGATAGTGCCCGCCAGGAATGTTGAGGCAAGCCAGGAAGAGTTTTGAGTGTGCAGTATTCTTGACATTGTACATCATCAAAACGTAGTGacagcacatcagtataagcaTTTTCGAAATACAGATATTTAGGATGATGATTATTAGGGGTCTTCTGATAATCTAATTGAAGTGTGATAAACATAGGAGATCGTATGAGATAATACCACGACTTTTGGACGCACAGGCAATGCAATATATGTTTGACAGGAAGTAGTTTGAGAATTTCTGCTAGCAATTCTTCAGGTAAGTCGTGAATCCTTGTCTGATTATGCTTTTTAAGAATTGGGGCATCATTGTGAAACAAAGTCATCTTCGATTTCGAGAATCTATAATTAATAAGGGGCGATATGATACTCGCGTGTCTCAATTGTCTCAATTGAGGGCAAATACTAGTAATCGGAATATGTATCTTGGAGCTTAACTTACCTTTGGATCGCTTTGAGTGTTTCAGCTTCCAAAGCTGAGCA
Protein-coding regions in this window:
- the LOC108222966 gene encoding putative F-box protein At4g38870; the encoded protein is MTLFHNDAPILKKHNQTRIHDLPEELLAEILKLLPVKHILHCLCVQKSWYYLIRSPMFITLQLDYQKTPNNHHPKYLYFENAYTDVLSLRFDDVQCQEYCTLKTLPGLPQHSWRALSYGLICVSTILWPPRNATQKIYLWNPLVQKYKTLPDSPLPITKTKWKALAFGFVPEINDYVVVHVVSPCLHLSHGESDPHSVIIGVYNLNTDSWKMLTQDDVFVRMISDSDTVFFNAAAFWVGISLDKRRILMCFDTKTDILREISLPNYVPYTPGNPIIHLFDQYIAYFVWDSGYDYFDMWVLRYNSINDFFWEKKMSISPNKDIRVEVLGVRNNGEPILARSYDLISYNLDNHEAKNFVDSWDSWTPYKYYEEGFAPPFFISPFVESLVLLDIG